The following coding sequences are from one Gammaproteobacteria bacterium window:
- a CDS encoding MSHA biogenesis protein MshJ produces MKHYWASFHAYIEARQLRERVLIFAATVGVVMTLLNSLLFDPLFARIHALRNTISQHQSNIAALTEQSRTLIKLAREPLDTMDQDRLRALEHDLAQINISFNELLQHQVSSQQMTALLEDVLQHNQKLHLVALKTLPVTQYTTTPEPVVGTQPAKIAPPEPVIHKHGVEFTVESNYAELLTYLSALENLPWQFFWGDLRFSVEDYPRERITLTLYTLSIERAWLRM; encoded by the coding sequence ATGAAGCATTATTGGGCATCCTTTCACGCTTATATCGAAGCGCGCCAGCTCAGGGAACGGGTATTGATTTTCGCTGCCACGGTGGGCGTAGTAATGACATTGTTGAATTCCTTGCTGTTCGACCCATTATTCGCCCGCATTCATGCCCTGCGGAATACGATTTCCCAGCACCAGTCTAATATCGCCGCGCTTACGGAGCAGAGCCGTACCCTGATTAAACTGGCACGCGAACCGCTAGATACCATGGATCAAGATCGACTACGGGCACTCGAACATGATCTGGCGCAAATAAATATTTCATTCAATGAATTATTACAGCATCAAGTTTCTTCGCAGCAAATGACTGCCCTGCTGGAAGATGTGCTACAACATAATCAAAAACTGCATTTGGTTGCACTAAAAACATTACCAGTAACTCAATACACAACCACTCCAGAACCCGTAGTCGGCACCCAGCCAGCTAAAATAGCGCCTCCCGAGCCGGTGATCCACAAGCACGGAGTGGAATTCACGGTCGAGAGTAACTACGCTGAACTTCTTACTTATTTAAGCGCGTTGGAAAATTTGCCCTGGCAATTCTTTTGGGGAGATTTGCGCTTTTCGGTCGAGGATTATCCCCGCGAGCGCATCACGCTGACACTGTATACATTAAGTATCGAGCGCGCCTGGTTACGCATGTAA
- the lipA gene encoding Capsule polysaccharide modification protein LipA encodes MATNAANHKKSLIVGAFSAGIVAIRHLSTFLDAQEIIFQPTDKDATRLNFVVGWGEKENAREAKIYARTHHLPYIRLEDGFIHSTGQGVLGAASCSMVMDRQGIYYNTQQPSDLTTLIIEESQWFNEKIHARARAAMQRIIASHISKYNNSPLCLKKLALPPGKKILIVDQTAGDLSLRYGGVTPNTFDEMLTAARSEHPDAAILIKTHPDVIAGYKKSCFTSKFFKQPTIHLVGERVNPLALIEQCDQVYVATSQMGFEALMVGKPVTCFGLPFYAGWGLTDDRTTRLPQEYRSRTLEQIFAAAYLRYSRYVHPDYGECCELEDILDYFEEQYRFFAENAGRLFCFGFTLWKRNYIRNFLRSPDNQIIFVRHAQHALKKGFNSDCRIITWGNRADQHAEYLAVRFGVPIWRIEDGFIRSTGLGSDFIAPASLVVDKEGIYYDPARISSLERILENTSFDEQLLDRARKLRRLLLAGQISKYNVGCRFDRSVITARAGQPVILVPGQVENDVSIRKGCRDINTNANLLIHVREKNPDAFIIFKPHPDVESGNRGGKVANALLTRYCDLIVRDVSITDCLAVVDEVHTMTSLVGFEGLLRELNVTVYGLPFYAGWGLTTDYYPSARRTRRLSLDQLIAATLILYPRYINWKTAAFTTPEFIIGDLTRQLHHQGGKKTNNIPWLWRKAKQFGYVWKGLFFR; translated from the coding sequence ATGGCAACGAACGCTGCAAATCATAAAAAAAGTTTAATTGTTGGCGCATTTTCGGCGGGAATCGTTGCCATTCGCCATTTGTCCACCTTTCTAGACGCACAGGAAATCATTTTCCAACCAACGGACAAGGATGCAACCCGCCTGAATTTTGTTGTGGGTTGGGGGGAAAAGGAGAATGCTCGGGAGGCAAAAATTTATGCACGGACACATCATCTTCCTTATATCCGTTTAGAAGATGGTTTTATCCACTCAACCGGGCAAGGCGTTCTAGGCGCAGCGTCGTGTTCGATGGTAATGGATCGGCAAGGTATTTATTACAACACGCAACAGCCCTCAGATCTCACAACGCTGATTATTGAGGAATCGCAATGGTTCAACGAAAAAATTCACGCGCGCGCGCGTGCAGCAATGCAACGTATCATCGCCAGTCATATTTCAAAATATAACAATTCGCCGTTGTGCCTCAAAAAACTGGCGTTACCGCCAGGAAAAAAAATTCTGATTGTCGATCAAACCGCCGGTGACCTGTCCCTGCGTTATGGTGGCGTAACTCCCAATACTTTTGATGAAATGCTGACCGCTGCACGATCCGAACATCCTGACGCAGCCATTTTAATAAAAACACATCCCGACGTAATTGCCGGTTATAAAAAAAGCTGTTTCACAAGCAAATTTTTTAAGCAACCTACTATTCATCTTGTTGGCGAGCGAGTGAATCCACTGGCGTTGATTGAACAATGCGATCAAGTGTACGTTGCGACATCGCAAATGGGATTTGAAGCCCTGATGGTCGGAAAGCCGGTCACTTGTTTTGGTCTGCCATTTTACGCCGGCTGGGGATTGACTGACGACCGGACGACGAGACTACCTCAAGAGTACCGTTCACGAACCCTGGAACAGATTTTTGCCGCCGCTTATTTACGCTATTCGCGCTATGTCCACCCCGATTACGGCGAATGCTGCGAACTTGAGGATATCCTCGACTATTTCGAGGAACAATATCGTTTTTTTGCCGAAAACGCTGGACGTTTATTTTGTTTCGGGTTTACCTTATGGAAACGTAACTATATTCGCAATTTTTTGCGTTCGCCGGACAACCAGATTATTTTTGTACGCCATGCGCAGCATGCCTTGAAAAAAGGTTTTAATAGTGATTGCCGGATTATTACCTGGGGCAATCGTGCCGACCAGCACGCAGAATACTTGGCGGTACGTTTCGGAGTGCCGATTTGGCGCATTGAAGATGGTTTTATTCGTTCCACCGGTTTAGGCTCGGATTTTATCGCACCCGCCTCGCTGGTGGTGGACAAAGAAGGCATTTATTACGATCCAGCGCGAATTAGTAGCCTAGAACGTATTTTGGAAAATACGTCATTTGATGAACAACTATTGGACCGTGCGCGCAAATTACGACGATTATTACTCGCAGGCCAAATTAGCAAATACAATGTCGGATGTCGTTTTGATCGTTCGGTGATCACCGCGCGAGCCGGGCAGCCGGTTATTCTCGTACCCGGTCAAGTAGAAAATGATGTTTCCATTCGTAAAGGTTGCCGCGACATCAATACCAATGCCAATTTGCTGATTCATGTTCGTGAAAAAAATCCTGATGCTTTTATTATTTTCAAGCCACATCCTGATGTAGAAAGTGGCAATCGTGGCGGTAAAGTAGCCAATGCGCTGTTGACGCGTTACTGCGACCTGATTGTTAGAGATGTTAGCATTACTGATTGCTTGGCAGTCGTCGATGAAGTTCACACAATGACTTCCTTGGTTGGTTTTGAGGGCTTGTTGCGAGAATTAAACGTCACGGTGTACGGCTTGCCATTTTATGCCGGTTGGGGTTTAACGACCGATTATTATCCAAGCGCACGGCGAACCCGGCGCCTATCGTTAGATCAATTGATCGCAGCAACCTTGATTTTGTATCCGCGTTACATTAACTGGAAAACCGCAGCATTCACCACGCCGGAATTCATCATCGGCGATCTGACCAGGCAATTGCACCATCAGGGCGGAAAAAAAACTAATAATATTCCCTGGCTGTGGCGTAAAGCCAAACAGTTTGGTTATGTGTGGAAAGGGTTATTTTTTCGATAA
- a CDS encoding conserved hypothetical protein (Evidence 4 : Unknown function but conserved in other organisms), with the protein MNNSINLYNPAFRKRKSLLSAFQMITGLFLVIVGIFAFYIYTLKIENNLRQQEIEFKTTLDNQQAQVNILVANLASRKATANLSNEIMERDRQLRNRRQLFLTLSEGLSHRHGYSRYLRAFARQSLEGLWITAFSIEGLEERLWIRGRALLPALIPRYLKRLGQESDLRGRNFAALKIAQVVNNSSTTKASLGGSSVIEFTITSVEESVSK; encoded by the coding sequence GTGAATAATTCAATCAATCTTTATAATCCCGCGTTCCGTAAACGCAAATCATTACTTTCTGCTTTTCAGATGATCACTGGGCTATTTCTGGTAATCGTCGGAATATTCGCATTTTATATCTATACTCTCAAAATAGAAAATAATTTGCGCCAACAAGAAATAGAATTTAAAACAACTCTTGATAATCAACAAGCACAAGTTAATATTCTTGTGGCTAATCTGGCTTCAAGAAAAGCAACAGCTAATTTATCGAACGAAATCATGGAGCGAGATCGGCAATTACGCAATCGCCGTCAATTATTTTTAACTCTCTCTGAAGGATTGTCTCATCGTCATGGATATTCACGGTATTTACGCGCCTTTGCTCGACAAAGTCTCGAAGGATTATGGATTACTGCGTTTTCCATCGAAGGTTTGGAGGAGCGATTATGGATTCGCGGACGCGCCCTACTCCCGGCTCTTATTCCACGCTATTTGAAGCGCCTGGGTCAAGAGTCAGACTTGCGAGGAAGAAATTTCGCTGCGTTAAAAATCGCTCAAGTAGTGAATAATTCTTCCACGACCAAGGCTTCTCTTGGTGGATCGTCCGTAATTGAATTCACTATTACTTCGGTAGAAGAAAGCGTATCAAAATAA
- a CDS encoding MSHA biogenesis protein MshI, whose amino-acid sequence MGWFSQSKVVQGWLAVQVWTDRVSVVDVYPVANGKPRITFCQTRGTEGAADILKRLAREVRARGRKTVGLLNTGEYQLLLVEAPNVPEEEIRAAVRWSIKDQLDYPVDTATLDVLPVPADSFAPTRSVHLYVAVVRNNLLAERQRLIEEAGFPLSVIDIPELAQRNLATLIEEPERGLALLSLDSSGGLLTLTCDGKLYLARRTEVNLLQVFLHSPEQQQVGFERLALDVQRAIDYFDRQFRSIALSRLVLAVIPPECGLEDYLANNLSLPVSSASLKVFFDFDEMPELSSVEQQAECLLTLGAALRLPSKP is encoded by the coding sequence GTGGGTTGGTTTTCTCAATCGAAGGTAGTGCAAGGCTGGCTTGCTGTCCAAGTGTGGACGGATCGGGTGAGCGTGGTGGATGTTTACCCTGTCGCCAACGGCAAGCCACGCATCACATTTTGCCAAACTCGTGGTACCGAAGGCGCTGCGGATATACTGAAACGTCTCGCACGGGAAGTCCGCGCCCGTGGTCGCAAAACCGTTGGTCTACTCAACACGGGTGAATATCAACTACTGCTTGTCGAGGCCCCCAATGTCCCAGAAGAGGAAATCCGGGCAGCGGTACGTTGGAGTATCAAGGACCAGCTCGATTATCCCGTGGATACCGCTACACTTGATGTCCTACCAGTACCTGCGGATAGTTTTGCCCCTACCCGTTCGGTCCATCTGTACGTTGCAGTAGTGCGGAATAATTTACTCGCCGAGCGTCAGCGGCTCATTGAGGAAGCAGGTTTCCCGCTTTCGGTCATTGATATTCCTGAACTCGCCCAACGCAATTTGGCCACACTTATTGAAGAGCCTGAACGTGGTCTAGCCTTACTCAGTCTTGACTCCTCAGGCGGTCTACTTACCCTCACCTGCGATGGCAAACTCTATCTTGCACGACGTACCGAAGTAAATCTGCTGCAAGTTTTTCTCCATAGCCCTGAACAACAACAGGTTGGCTTCGAGCGTTTGGCCCTCGATGTACAACGTGCGATAGATTATTTTGATCGACAATTTCGTTCCATTGCATTGAGCCGTTTGGTACTTGCCGTGATTCCCCCTGAATGCGGCTTGGAAGATTATCTAGCGAATAACTTATCGTTACCAGTGTCGAGTGCCTCTCTGAAGGTATTTTTTGATTTCGACGAAATGCCTGAATTAAGTAGCGTGGAACAACAGGCCGAATGCTTGCTAACGTTAGGTGCAGCATTACGATTACCCTCTAAGCCCTAA